Proteins encoded within one genomic window of Halocatena marina:
- the sufU gene encoding Fe-S cluster assembly sulfur transfer protein SufU — protein sequence MGLGSDMYRQQILDHYKNPRNYGKLEDPTFSHTGENPTCGDTIRMDVQLADDETIEYVAFSGEGCAISQASASLLTEKLQGLTLDELQELDRDDVVDMLGVEISPMRIKCAVLAEKVAQDGAKIYNDDIELDTTKTE from the coding sequence ATGGGACTGGGCTCCGACATGTATCGCCAGCAGATTCTCGATCACTACAAGAACCCCCGTAACTACGGGAAGCTCGAGGATCCCACCTTCTCACACACTGGCGAGAATCCGACCTGTGGCGACACCATCCGGATGGACGTACAACTCGCAGACGACGAGACGATCGAGTACGTTGCCTTTTCGGGTGAAGGTTGTGCGATCAGTCAAGCCAGCGCCTCGCTGCTGACTGAAAAACTCCAAGGACTCACACTCGATGAACTTCAGGAACTGGACCGTGACGATGTGGTCGATATGCTTGGAGTCGAAATTAGTCCGATGCGGATCAAATGTGCTGTCCTCGCTGAGAAAGTCGCACAGGACGGGGCAAAAATCTACAACGACGATATCGAACTCGACACAACAAAAACTGAATAG
- a CDS encoding D-glucuronyl C5-epimerase family protein, whose product MKRRTFALLLTTGLAGCGALSNEGSSATKQTSVQTNGRTATTTTQTATPTKQPTTASSGNQTTTSGTQTPDESMVEVGGVSVHRQQFSLQEVPFEERPTIFVNRWMEPYCRIDASKADTLPNLRMATVDGERGHMPVRTSRSIMKLLFCYREFEREPYLDKATEISQAYMDIADRSDGALYFPYTLKKGGAGVTLKPPWYSALSQGTSLSAYLRLHEATGNEKYRRIADSIYESFKQLKRSTDGPWVAMVDDDNYLWFEEYPHDPPTHVLNGYLTGLWGLYEYWLLTKSDESRALVEAATTTVKHYLEQYRVPGEVSWYALNQGYRGNAFYHAMHILQLRKLHRITGDSYFKKMSQTFDTDHPETEGIRK is encoded by the coding sequence ATGAAGCGGCGAACGTTTGCTCTCTTGCTCACGACAGGTCTTGCAGGGTGTGGTGCTCTGAGTAATGAAGGGAGCTCAGCGACGAAGCAGACGAGTGTACAAACAAACGGGAGAACAGCAACAACGACGACGCAGACAGCGACACCGACGAAACAACCGACCACGGCATCGTCTGGGAATCAGACGACGACGTCAGGCACTCAAACGCCAGACGAATCGATGGTTGAGGTTGGTGGCGTGTCGGTTCATCGCCAGCAGTTTTCGCTTCAGGAGGTTCCGTTTGAGGAGCGGCCAACGATATTTGTTAATCGTTGGATGGAGCCGTACTGCCGGATCGACGCATCGAAGGCGGACACACTTCCCAACCTTCGGATGGCGACGGTCGATGGTGAGCGGGGCCACATGCCAGTTCGAACTTCACGATCGATAATGAAACTCTTGTTCTGCTATCGGGAATTCGAACGGGAGCCCTATCTCGATAAAGCAACGGAGATCTCACAGGCATATATGGACATCGCCGACCGGAGCGATGGCGCGCTGTACTTCCCGTATACGCTGAAAAAGGGCGGCGCTGGTGTAACGCTGAAGCCGCCGTGGTACTCGGCGTTGTCGCAAGGAACGTCGCTTTCTGCCTATCTCAGACTCCACGAAGCGACCGGAAACGAGAAATACCGTCGTATTGCTGATAGCATCTACGAAAGTTTCAAACAGCTCAAGCGTTCGACAGATGGACCGTGGGTTGCGATGGTCGATGACGATAATTATCTTTGGTTCGAGGAGTATCCACACGACCCACCGACGCACGTACTCAACGGATATCTCACTGGACTTTGGGGCCTGTACGAGTACTGGCTGTTGACGAAATCTGACGAGAGTAGAGCTCTCGTGGAGGCAGCGACCACCACTGTCAAACACTATCTCGAACAGTACCGAGTTCCTGGTGAGGTGAGTTGGTACGCACTCAATCAGGGGTATCGTGGTAATGCGTTCTACCACGCGATGCACATCCTTCAGTTACGAAAGCTCCACCGAATCACGGGTGATTCGTACTTCAAGAAGATGTCACAGACGTTCGATACCGACCATCCCGAAACAGAGGGGATTCGAAAGTAA